The following proteins come from a genomic window of Deltaproteobacteria bacterium:
- a CDS encoding YaiI/YqxD family protein — translation MKIWVDADACPRDVKELVFRAAERLQIPAVLVANSDLNVPRSAFVSSVRVGKGLDVADGYLVQHAEPGDLAITADIPLAAALVAKGVPALDPRGDRYDEDNVRERLAVRDLMKDLRDSGVATGGPRSFDSRDKQSFANALDRELSRLKR, via the coding sequence ATGAAGATCTGGGTCGACGCCGACGCTTGCCCGCGCGATGTGAAGGAGCTGGTCTTTCGCGCGGCGGAGCGTCTCCAGATTCCGGCCGTGCTCGTCGCGAACTCGGATCTCAACGTGCCCCGCTCGGCGTTCGTCTCCAGCGTGCGCGTGGGCAAGGGCCTCGACGTCGCCGACGGCTACCTCGTGCAGCACGCCGAGCCGGGCGACCTCGCGATCACCGCCGACATTCCGCTCGCGGCAGCGCTGGTGGCCAAGGGCGTGCCAGCGCTGGATCCGCGCGGCGATCGCTACGACGAGGACAACGTCCGCGAGCGCCTCGCCGTGCGCGATCTCATGAAGGACCTGCGCGACAGCGGCGTGGCCACCGGCGGCCCGCGCTCGTTCGATTCCCGCGACAAGCAAAGCTTCGCCAACGCACTCGACCGCGAGCTCTCGCGGCTCAAGCGATGA